TGCTTGTTGTGAAGTACAGCAAAGTAGTTCAAACCCTTCAAACACTTGAGTGAATCGTATTGATTTGGGTCCGTAACTTCAAACATGGATAAATATATTGGCATGCACCCTATCGGGAAATTTCCTGGCACCACAACTCGCATTGCTCCCAGATTAATGACTTCCTACAAACACCATTCATGGTAAAGAAAACTAAGGTAATTAAGACGGATCTTATAGCTGTAAAAATGAACGAGGAAGTCGGAACTTACTTTAACAGCTTGTTTAATTTGCTGAACCACCTCTGGAACCATGTCATGCAACTCTTGTAGGCTCTTGCCTTCAAGTAAAGCATAATTGTAGTCATTGCCGCCGGTTTCCCCCATTATGATGAGTGAATTTCCAACCCTTTGCTTGCATTCTAAATTAAATTAAACAGAATTATATATGTATAAAATATCATTAGTATAAACGAGCTCTataaattattaagaatacaGATTTACCTGAAGCATTGTCTCCGCAAAAAGATTTAAGGTGAGACTTGAACCAGTTAATCTGAACGAAGAGAGATTTGTTGGTGGCAGGGTTGATAATACCCATGGCTGTTAAACGATCAGTATCAAGGGCTGTTGATCCGGCAACCGCGAAATTCAACCCATATGTCGAGTCACTTTCTTTGTTCAGATAGGGACTCAAATGCGGCATGTGAAAAAAGTTGGCTGCAATTCAAGAAAACAAGTTAAAATTTATTGAGGCATGCATGGCTATCAAAATAAAAACATGAACGTATGCATGGCAATAAAACAGCAAGTAGTAGGTTAATAAGTTCAAGTGTCATACCGAAGAAATCGATCATGAGTTGGCCATCAGAACAGCGGCCGGTGTTGTTACCGGAAGTGACACCATAAGGAAGACGTGCGCAGGGATTATGGGCCCCAACCGGACCGTCTCTCATGAGATTGCCGGTGTCACTTAACGAGTCACCAAATTGGTATATCGCCTCAAACGACAGCTTCCCATTAGATGAATCATTAGCAAGAGAAGGAAGGATGAGGGACAATGAGAGAAGAGAGAGCAGAACAAAGTTTACAGATCTCATGGAAGCCATTGAAATTgtgaaataattaattatttgttGATTGAATTGGAAATAAACATATGGTACGTTAAGAGTGGTTTTATAGGGGTGTGACAACCTATAATAATCTTATAGGATTAGGAGTAATTAATCAGGATTAAGAGTACTTTCCTTTTGTTTTGGTTTAGAAATTATAACTTTATTAAGAGTCAAATTATTACTGCTAGGGCGATACCGGGCAccctaataaaaaataaaaaataaaaaatttattttcatttttacGCCAAAAACGTAGGGATAAAACTGTAATTCAcaatttattatattaataaaataaaatataaaagatACTAATTAAAACACTAATAAACTTTATCTAATATTatatatcaatcaatacatatcATAACAAACACattcttcatcttcatcatcaaatcaTGCGTTTACcaattaacaattgaacaaacagAGAGAATTCGATTGTCAGGCCATGAAACGATAACTACTATACTGAAATTTCCTCCACTGGAATACTGAATTCATAATTGTTAAGGTATGTTCAAAGTTCTATTGCACAAACGAAAGATAAAAATTTTGGATTTTCGTCCACGTCCTTTATCTTCATCAATCATCATTGAACCTCAAACTACTCACTACCTCATGCAGGACACTACCACATTAGTGTGGTGATTTATATGCCACTCTTTCAATCattaattattaatttgtatGAATCATTGTCAAATGCCATGAATTCATGAATGATCACTGATGACGACTTTAACTGATGAACTGAATTGTTCCAAGGTTCCATGAATATCGCACACCATAAATCGTTAAAAATCTTTCAatttgttttattattattattaataaattaattaattaatgttaACTTCCTAAATTGCCCTTTAAAACTAATTAGTTTGAAATTTGAATTTAATGTAGagaaaaaaatacataaacaaattaCAATAATACCCCGGGTATCGCTCAATTTGAGCAACACTCGGTGtcgccatctcattttccttaTTTATGTGAAGTCGTCCAATAATGATGGAAACTCTAGCTCAGCCCATTCTAGAAAAATATGAATGAacgaaaagaaaaacaaacaacaattaCTCATTTGATTTAATTTAGTTTAGTGTAAAACTATTTTATCCAAAATCAACATACATCGAAAGATCAATATACCTTCTGTTATATTTGGGAACTCATAGTTGAAATTGAATTCCGTAATTGGGACATTTTAAGCGTTTGAGAACCTCTAGAATTTGAAATTGGGAAATAGACTCGATTCCTTAGCCATTCAAACCTAGAATTTGAGGCTATCAAATTCCTACCATATACTCTCTTTGATCTAGACCAAAgctaacacttactataaataaACGATTAGAGGTGGAAATCGGGTCACTCAGGTCAGTTGCGGGTCGGGTCAAAGCGGGTTGGGGTTGTCGGGTCAATGACAGTTCGGGTCGATTACGGGTCATGTTGGGTCatcttcgggtcgggtcatcaaCTGGTGGCAAgccgggtcgggtcattatcggatCAGTATCGGGTCAGGTTATCAacttatattttatcttataatatttagtttttGATGAGTAATTTTATGATTAAACAATTTGTAGGTGTATTAATTGTAGTTTTGAGTGAAAACAATCAAGATGAATGTCAATTTAGTTTTATTTGATACATCATTATTAAGCAAATTCATTAACGGGTCATCCATCGGGTTGAGTTAATATCGGGTCATGGTCAGGTCAGTtcaggtcgggttcgggtcaattCAAATTGGTTTCGGTCACCCAATTTCGGGTTCTATCGGGTCGATGACATGGCTGTCGCaatcctatcaaaaataaaccaaccggctcaactaatatagtagaggtaagtcgggtatcgtactccacagagAGGCTATTATACTTACTTGTTATCCTAGTCCGTCATGTAACAATTGGGTGTTTTGATTTGTTTTCAAAATACTAAATGAGATTAAGGCAGAGAGAAAAAGAGTAATAAAAATAGTAAAGAGAAATAAagttgtgatcaaataaagagaagaatgctaggaagtcggttcaccatggtaattagCCAATCCTGTTAGAACGAGatcagtcggtctaatgtgagaaaggtaaaggaaaggtcctctcggtccgctatccgccctaaaatactactaacttagctctcgctctcattagtgtagtctactgttcataacatgTCTATtccttccaatctctcgatctaggtctgaatttaaccggattaactagtttagaagcgtgcactcaactaaatgattacaattaaattgctataaaACAACTCTCACAATCAAAACCTTCTAACCTAATTATAACATCATTatttcactaccatggctcccataATCCTAGTATTAAGAGAATTAGATACTCATGTTTATAATGaataaaataataacaacaatggaTGAGATAGCAAGAAACATGATATAAACATAAACTAACAATCACACTAATTAGAACAGAAATTAAGAGCAAAGATTAAAGATAAGCAAAGctagaattaaattaaatcaaagAGTAAAGAGAAATTACAAAGTATTGAGATCCGGCAATGAGAACGAAAGCAACGTTgaaagaggaagagaaatagTGTACTGAGTAATTAGGAGTTTTTgagattaatgaaagattaaagagatgatttaacctaatgacgtcttctccTTATATAGAGAAGATAATTATTAAACATAACTAAGATATTAAATAAGTTCTCGCGAAATAAAATCTCGCGTCAGACataaggtgctcgatcgagtactttgaaagctctcgatcgagtaattctccaGCACAACCTCTCAATCGAACATCTAATAtgttcgatcgaggaaccttgaaattccacctttcgatcgagtacagtagGGACTGGATCGAGCATTGTTGACCACCTTATTCACTCGATTGAACAGAAAAggcttcgatcgaggacttagcCACTGAACCAGCTCGTTTCTTCGTTGGTTAGCTTtcgagaccacttcacgcttctCGAGGCATATTAATTCCATTCCAATTCTTTCATCTCtataaatgcatgctaaggggaCTGAAAAAGGCACGATTCCGCTACTTTTAGGTCCGTTCCTGCAATTAAGGCCAAACAAACTAAAGTAGACTATTTGGGGCATTTCGCAATGTAAAACTAGGAGAatcgcatggaaatacgtgcaataaaggcttaaaaagactatataaaatgcacgtatcagtcggATTTTGGGCGGATCGGGTCAGCTTTTGCCAGCTCTACGAACGATCAAAACCAAAGGTAACAtcccttatttggcccacaacattaccaaattgTCCATATGTTGGAGtaggtgtcctccacaatagtgtgtTTATTTAATAAATCTCAAATAAGAAATACACCTGGGatatattttatatttgtcagttggtcaacataaatcggtaacggttggctgactagagtttgacgttactatcgtaTGACaacggtgatcagttgatccctttaggtcacacctatatatAGGAAGGACCCCAAATAGATAAActaattgtatttgatacatattTATTAGTTCTTGTATATATATAGACTAATGGCAGTCAAGTGTGTTTTATATGATGTGGAATTTATATTTAttgttaattatgtgataattgagtAATAAGTATAATATCTTATTTAATAAGATAATatttagtaattaaaaattaattaattgacTAAATTTG
This sequence is a window from Silene latifolia isolate original U9 population chromosome 8, ASM4854445v1, whole genome shotgun sequence. Protein-coding genes within it:
- the LOC141594282 gene encoding GDSL esterase/lipase At5g03980-like, whose product is MASMRSVNFVLLSLLSLSLILPSLANDSSNGKLSFEAIYQFGDSLSDTGNLMRDGPVGAHNPCARLPYGVTSGNNTGRCSDGQLMIDFFANFFHMPHLSPYLNKESDSTYGLNFAVAGSTALDTDRLTAMGIINPATNKSLFVQINWFKSHLKSFCGDNASECKQRVGNSLIIMGETGGNDYNYALLEGKSLQELHDMVPEVVQQIKQAVKEVINLGAMRVVVPGNFPIGCMPIYLSMFEVTDPNQYDSLKCLKGLNYFAVLHNKHLQFAIKELQAEFPHVAIVYGDYFNGLRWILQSATSLGFKEDGFQKACCGDANNKYNFNMNKLCGSEGASVCANPEERYSWDGIHLTQHAYLHMAQYLLKRIVPGILQVV